The following coding sequences are from one Streptomyces dengpaensis window:
- a CDS encoding DUF3566 domain-containing protein, whose product MSGATGAGSTGTDTDGGRGPATHATDSHDSHGSQGGTVTDTRGPQAQQYAGGQAAPAAAPGSPAPGSPLPGERQPQPAQPYHPPQAYPAQQPPTGAVRRPRTGARTTPRTRKARLRVAKADPWSVMKVSFLLSIALGICTIVAAAVLWMVMDAMGVFSTVGGTISEATGSNESNGFDLQAFLSLPNVLMFTSVIAVIDVVLATALATLGAFIYNLSAGFVGGVELTLAEDE is encoded by the coding sequence GTGAGCGGAGCCACGGGCGCCGGATCGACCGGTACGGATACGGACGGCGGCCGTGGCCCCGCCACGCATGCGACTGACTCCCATGACTCTCATGGATCCCAGGGGGGAACTGTGACGGACACCCGAGGCCCGCAGGCCCAGCAGTACGCGGGCGGGCAGGCGGCCCCGGCGGCGGCACCCGGTTCGCCGGCGCCGGGCTCTCCGCTGCCCGGGGAGCGGCAGCCGCAGCCCGCGCAGCCGTATCACCCGCCGCAGGCGTACCCGGCCCAGCAGCCGCCGACGGGCGCGGTCCGCCGGCCGCGCACCGGGGCGCGTACGACGCCGCGTACGCGCAAGGCGCGACTGCGGGTTGCCAAGGCCGACCCGTGGTCGGTGATGAAGGTCAGCTTCCTGCTCTCCATCGCCCTGGGCATCTGCACGATCGTGGCGGCCGCGGTGCTGTGGATGGTCATGGACGCGATGGGCGTCTTCTCGACCGTCGGCGGCACGATCTCGGAGGCGACGGGCTCGAACGAATCCAACGGATTCGACCTCCAGGCCTTCCTCTCGCTCCCGAACGTCCTGATGTTCACGTCGGTCATCGCGGTCATCGACGTGGTCCTCGCCACGGCGCTCGCCACGCTCGGCGCGTTCATCTACAACCTCTCCGCCGGCTTCGTCGGCGGCGTCGAGCTGACGCTGGCCGAGGACGAGTAG
- a CDS encoding DUF6344 domain-containing protein codes for MTQNKVMKLWTAFVTAFLALCTALGLITTTAAAAVPQASTTRNSAAPVTVPTMMSPWSWSYSRALPPTMKQRIRAEAHGSSPTCRHRPPADTDTADLLALCDADDSHTAAEADAPLQR; via the coding sequence ATGACCCAGAACAAGGTCATGAAGCTGTGGACCGCGTTCGTCACCGCCTTCCTGGCGCTCTGCACGGCGCTCGGACTCATTACGACCACCGCGGCCGCGGCTGTACCGCAGGCCAGCACGACGCGCAACAGCGCGGCCCCCGTGACGGTGCCGACGATGATGTCCCCCTGGTCCTGGTCCTATAGCCGGGCCCTGCCCCCCACGATGAAGCAACGCATCCGTGCCGAGGCCCACGGCTCCTCGCCGACTTGCCGCCACCGCCCGCCGGCCGACACAGACACGGCCGACCTCCTGGCCCTGTGCGACGCCGATGACTCCCACACAGCGGCGGAAGCCGACGCGCCCCTGCAGCGCTGA
- the gyrA gene encoding DNA gyrase subunit A: protein MTDENMPPTPEEGVDISVSVETVVPEEGVQRVEPVGLETEMQRSYLDYAMSVIVSRALPDVRDGLKPVHRRVLYAMYDGGYRPEKGFYKCARVVGDVMGNYHPHGDSSIYDALVRLAQPWSMRMPLVDSNGNFGSPGNDPAAAMRYTECKMAPLSMEMVRDIDEETVDFTDNYDGRSQEPTVLPARFPNLLINGSAGIAVGMATNIPPHNLREVAAGAQWYLENSEASHEELLDALIERIKGPDFPTGALVVGRKGIEEAYRTGRGSITMRAVVEVEEIQNRQCLVVTELPYQVNPDNLAQKIADLVKDGKIGGIADVRDETSSRTGQRLVIVLKRDAVAKVVLNNLYKHTDLQTNFGANMLALVDGVPRTLSLDAFIRHWVAHQVEVVVRRTKFRLRKAEERAHILRGLLKALDSIDEVIALIRRSDTVEIAREGLMGLLEIDEIQANAILEMQLRRLAALERQKIIQEHDELQAKITEYNAILASPIRQRGIISEELAAIVEKFGDDRRSKLVPFDGDMSIEDLIAEEDIVVTITRGGYVKRTKTDDYRSQKRGGKGVRGTKLKEDDIVDHFFVSTTHHWLLFFTNKGRVYRAKAYELPDAGREARGQHVANLLAFQPDEAIAEILAIRDYEAAPYLVLATKGGLVKKTPLKDYDSPRSGGVIAINLRETEDGSDDELIGAELVSAEDDLLLISKKAQSIRFTATDEALRPMGRATSGVKGMSFREGDQLLSMNVVRPGTFVFTATDGGYAKRTAVDEYRVQGRGGLGIKAAKIVEDRGSLVGALVVEETDEILAITLSGGVIRTRVNEVRETGRDTMGVQLINLGKRDAVVGIARNAEAGREAEEVDGEDVVDETVEVVEVVGTDEGEPSSAE from the coding sequence ATGACCGACGAGAACATGCCCCCTACGCCTGAAGAAGGCGTCGACATCAGCGTGAGTGTCGAGACCGTGGTGCCCGAGGAAGGCGTCCAGCGTGTCGAGCCCGTCGGGCTCGAGACGGAGATGCAGCGCTCCTACCTCGACTACGCGATGTCCGTCATCGTGTCGCGCGCGCTGCCCGACGTACGGGACGGTCTCAAGCCCGTCCACCGCCGCGTCCTGTACGCCATGTACGACGGCGGCTACCGGCCCGAGAAGGGCTTCTACAAGTGCGCCCGCGTCGTCGGCGACGTCATGGGCAACTACCACCCGCACGGCGACTCCTCGATCTACGACGCGCTGGTCCGCCTCGCGCAGCCGTGGTCGATGCGGATGCCGCTGGTGGACTCCAACGGCAACTTCGGCTCTCCGGGCAACGACCCCGCCGCCGCCATGCGCTACACCGAGTGCAAGATGGCGCCGCTGTCCATGGAGATGGTCCGCGACATCGACGAGGAGACCGTCGACTTCACGGACAACTACGACGGCCGCTCCCAGGAGCCGACCGTCCTGCCGGCCCGCTTCCCGAACCTGCTGATCAACGGCTCGGCGGGCATCGCGGTCGGCATGGCGACCAACATCCCGCCGCACAACCTCCGCGAGGTCGCGGCCGGCGCCCAGTGGTACCTCGAGAACTCCGAGGCCTCCCATGAGGAGCTCCTCGACGCTCTTATCGAGCGCATCAAGGGCCCCGATTTCCCGACCGGCGCCCTCGTAGTGGGCCGCAAGGGCATCGAGGAGGCGTACCGCACGGGCCGTGGCTCCATCACGATGCGCGCGGTCGTCGAGGTCGAGGAGATCCAGAACCGCCAGTGCCTGGTGGTCACCGAGCTCCCCTACCAGGTCAACCCGGACAACCTCGCGCAGAAGATCGCCGACCTGGTCAAGGACGGCAAGATCGGCGGCATCGCCGATGTCCGTGACGAGACGTCGTCCCGTACGGGCCAGCGGCTGGTCATCGTCCTGAAGCGCGACGCGGTCGCCAAGGTCGTCCTGAACAACCTCTACAAGCACACCGACCTGCAGACGAACTTCGGCGCCAACATGCTGGCGCTGGTCGACGGCGTGCCCCGGACCCTCTCGCTGGACGCGTTCATCCGCCACTGGGTGGCGCACCAGGTCGAGGTCGTCGTCCGCCGTACGAAGTTCCGGCTGCGCAAGGCCGAGGAGCGCGCGCACATCCTGCGCGGCCTCCTGAAGGCCCTGGACTCCATCGACGAGGTCATCGCGCTGATCCGGCGCAGTGACACCGTCGAGATCGCGCGCGAGGGCCTGATGGGCCTCCTGGAGATCGACGAGATCCAGGCCAACGCGATCCTCGAGATGCAGCTGCGCCGACTGGCCGCCCTGGAGCGCCAGAAGATCATCCAGGAGCACGACGAACTCCAGGCGAAGATCACGGAGTACAACGCGATCCTGGCCTCGCCGATCCGTCAGCGCGGCATCATCAGCGAGGAACTCGCCGCGATCGTCGAGAAGTTCGGCGACGACCGCCGCTCCAAGCTGGTGCCCTTCGACGGCGACATGTCCATCGAGGACCTCATCGCCGAAGAGGACATCGTCGTCACCATCACGCGCGGCGGCTACGTCAAGCGCACCAAGACGGACGACTACCGCTCGCAGAAGCGCGGCGGCAAGGGCGTACGCGGCACGAAGCTCAAGGAAGACGACATCGTCGACCACTTCTTCGTGTCGACGACGCACCACTGGCTGCTGTTCTTCACCAACAAGGGCCGCGTCTACCGCGCGAAGGCGTACGAGCTTCCGGACGCCGGCCGTGAGGCGCGCGGTCAGCACGTCGCCAACCTTCTGGCCTTCCAGCCGGACGAGGCGATCGCCGAGATCCTCGCGATCCGCGACTACGAAGCGGCGCCGTACCTGGTGTTGGCCACCAAGGGCGGCCTGGTCAAGAAGACGCCTCTGAAGGATTACGATTCGCCCCGCTCCGGCGGCGTGATCGCGATCAACCTCCGTGAAACGGAGGACGGTTCCGATGACGAACTGATCGGAGCCGAACTCGTCTCGGCCGAGGATGATCTGCTTCTGATCAGCAAGAAGGCGCAGTCGATCAGGTTTACCGCGACCGACGAGGCACTGCGTCCCATGGGCCGTGCCACCTCGGGCGTCAAGGGCATGAGCTTCCGTGAGGGAGACCAGCTGCTCTCGATGAATGTTGTTCGACCCGGTACGTTCGTGTTCACTGCCACAGACGGTGGGTACGCGAAGCGGACCGCCGTCGACGAGTACCGCGTCCAGGGTCGCGGCGGCCTCGGCATCAAGGCCGCCAAGATCGTCGAGGACCGCGGGTCTCTCGTCGGTGCGCTGGTGGTCGAGGAGACCGACGAGATCCTCGCCATCACGCTGTCCGGCGGTGTGATTCGTACGCGAGTCAACGAGGTCAGGGAGACGGGCCGTGACACCATGGGCGTCCAACTGATCAACCTGGGCAAGCGCGATGCCGTCGTCGGTATCGCTCGTAACGCCGAGGCCGGCCGCGAGGCGGAGGAAGTCGACGGCGAGGATGTCGTGGACGAGACCGTCGAGGTCGTGGAGGTCGTCGGTACGGACGAGGGCGAGCCGTCCTCGGCCGAGTAG
- a CDS encoding DLW-39 family protein, which produces MKKLLLVALAAIGGLLVYRQIQADRAEQDLWTEATDSVPTGS; this is translated from the coding sequence GTGAAGAAGCTTCTCCTGGTCGCACTAGCCGCCATCGGCGGGCTCCTCGTGTACCGCCAGATCCAGGCGGATCGCGCCGAGCAGGATCTGTGGACGGAGGCGACTGACTCCGTGCCCACGGGTTCGTGA